The following proteins are encoded in a genomic region of Gossypium hirsutum isolate 1008001.06 chromosome D05, Gossypium_hirsutum_v2.1, whole genome shotgun sequence:
- the LOC107905553 gene encoding 26S proteasome non-ATPase regulatory subunit 14 homolog — translation MSGLDRLQRMFAGAGGALGHPPPDSPTLDSSEQVYISSLALLKMLKHGRAGVPMEVMGLMLGEFVDEYTVRVVDVFAMPQSGTGVSVEAVDHVFQTNMLDMLKQTGRPEMVVGWYHSHPGFGCWLSGVDINTQQSFEALNQRAVAVVVDPIQSVKGKVVIDAFRLINPQTMMLGQEPRQTTSNLGHLNKPSIQALIHGLNRHYYSIAINYRKNELEEKMLLNLHKKKWTDGLTLRRFDTHSKTNEQTVQEMLNLAIKYNKAVQEEDELPPEKLAIANVGRQDAKKHLEEHVSNLMSSNIVQTLGTMLDTVVF, via the exons ATGTCAGGATTGGACCGTTTGCAAAGGATGTTCGCCGGTGCTGGCGGCGCTTTGGGTCATCCGCCGCCGGATTCCCCGACCCTTGATTCTTCGGAGCAGGTCTATATCTCCTCTCTCGCCCTCCTCAAAATGCTCAAGCATG GAAGAGCTGGAGTTCCCATGGAAGTTATGGGTTTGATGTTGGGAGAGTTTGTTGATGAGTACACTGTGCGTGTCGTGGATGTCTTTGCAATGCCACAGAGTGGTACCGGTGTTAGTGTCGAAGCTGTGGATCATGTTTTCCAAACGAATATGCTTGACATGCTCAAACAAACTGGAAG GCCAGAGATGGTTGTGGGTTGGTACCATTCACATCCAGGATTCGGCTGCTGGCTTTCTGGTGTCGACATAAACACACAGCAG AGTTTTGAAGCTTTGAATCAAAGGGCTGTAGCAGTGGTGGTGGACCCAATTCAGAGTGTTAAGGGGAAGGTGGTAATTGATGCATTCCGTTTGATCAATCCACAAACCATGATGCTTGGCCAAGAACCACGTCAGACAACTTCAAATCTAGGGCATCTTAATAAGCCATCTATCCAA GCCTTGATCCATGGACTAAATAGACACTACTACTCTATAGCCATTAACTACAGAAAGAATGAACTTGAGGAAAAGATGCTATTGAATCTTCATAAAAAGAAGTGGACAGATGGACTGACACTTCGGCGTTTTGATACCCATTCGAAAACCAATGAACAGACTGTTCAG GAAATGCTGAATTTAGCTATAAAATACAACAAGGCAGTGCAGGAGGAAGATGAATTACCCCCTGAGAAGCTAGCAATAGCAAATGTTGGGAGACAAGATGCCAAGAAGCACTTAGAGGAACACGTCTCAAACTTGATGTCCTCAAACATAGTTCAGACTTTGGGAACTATGCTTGACACTGTTGTGTTCTAG
- the LOC107902652 gene encoding patatin-like protein 2, whose product MKHQLPTYGEIITILSIDGGGIRGIIPGTILAFLEAQLQKLDGEEARLADYFDIIAGTSTGGLVTAMITAPNEKNRPLFAAKDIKDFYLGHCPKIFPQDTSPFAAAASLMKTMAGPKYDGKYLHKLLREKLGDARLSQTLTNVVIPTFDIKQLQPKIFSTYELKINPWKDALLSDICIGTSAAPTYLPAHYFKTEDSNGVAKEFHLIDGAVAANDPALVAVSEMTKEIVRRAPKYFPIKPTDYSKFVVISLGTGSAKSEGKFDSENSAKWGILGWLSSENSSPLVDVFTQASSDMAEYHLAAVFQAFQSENSYLRIQDDTLEGPLASVDISTKENLENLVKVGEDLLKKPVSRVNLETGKFEPCNQGTNEEALIRMAKVLSKEKRLRDMKAPRGTTATKLRNASNC is encoded by the exons ATGAAACATCAACTTCCCACCTACGGTGAAATAATCACCATCCTTAGCATTGATGGAGGTGGGATTAGAGGGATCATACCAGGAACCATACTTGCTTTTCTTGAGGCTCAACTTCag AAACTGGATGGTGAGGAGGCGAGACTTGCTGACTATTTTGATATCATTGCTGGGACTAGTACCGGCGGCCTAGTGACTGCCATGATAACAGCCCCGAACGAGAAGAATCGTCCTCTTTTTGCTGCAAAAGATataaaggacttttatcttggacACTGTCCTAAAATTTTCCCCCAAGACAC ATCGCCATTTGCAGCTGCTGCAAGTTTGATGAAAACTATGGCAGGGCCGAAATATGATGGTAAATATCTGCATAAGCTCTTAAGAGAAAAGTTGGGAGATGCAAGATTGAGCCAGACACTGACCAACGTTGTGATCCCAACTTTTGACATCAAGCAACTCCAGCCAAAAATCTTCTCCACCTATGAG CTGAAGATTAACCCTTGGAAAGATGCTTTGCTCTCGGATATATGCATTGGAACCTCCGCAGCTCCAACTTACCTACCAGCTCACTATTTTAAAACCGAAGATTCTAATGGTGTAGCGAAAGAATTCCATCTCATTGATGGTGCTGTTGCTGCAAACGATCCG GCTTTAGTTGCTGTAAGCGAAATGACCAAAGAAATCGTTCGCAGAGCCCCTAAATACTTTCCAATAAAACCAACAGACTATTCTAAGTTCGTGGTTATATCTTTGGGCACTGGTTCAGCCAAATCGGAAGGGAAGTTTGATTCAGAGAACTCTGCCAAATGGGGAATTTTGGGATGGTTGAGTAGTGAAAACTCTTCTCCGTTGGTCGATGTTTTCACCCAAGCAAGCAGCGACATGGCTGAATATCACCTTGCCGCTGTTTTCCAAGCCTTTCAATCTGAAAATAGTTATCTCCGTATCCAG GACGATACACTAGAGGGTCCACTTGCATCTGTGGATATTTCTACTAAAGAAAACTTGGAGAATCTTGTGAAAGTTGGAGAAGATTTATTGAAAAAACCAGTTTCAAGGGTGAACTTGGAGACTGGTAAATTTGAGCCCTGTAACCAGGGAACAAATGAAGAGGCTCTCATAAG AATGGCTAAAGTGCTATCCAAGGAGAAGCGGCTTCGTGACATGAAAGCACCACGTGGAACAACTGCCACAAAATTAAGAAATGCATCAAATTGTTAA
- the LOC107905552 gene encoding probable carboxylesterase 2, which produces MSSITSEVALDLFPFLKVYKDGTLKRLAGVEVVPPGLDPETNVLSKDILILPKTGVSARIYRPNLVTEPQKLPLVVYFHGGAFCAASPASLEYHTSLNKLVAEANIIALSVDYRLVPEHPLPTAYEDSWAALQWVASHKEENGNHEAWIKDYVELDEVFLTGDSSGANIAHHLALRIKESNLSYKLKIAGIGMIHPYFWGTNPIGSEVTDQFRKELVDKWWLYVCPSDKGCDDPLINPFVDGSSDLANLACDRILVIVAEKDILRDRGKLYYDKLVKSGWKGKAEFMETEGEDHVFHIFHPDCAKAKSLIQRLASFFKM; this is translated from the coding sequence ATGAGTTCTATCACTTCAGAAGTTGCTCTTGATTTGTTTCCCTTCCTTAAAGTGTACAAAGATGGAACCCTCAAGAGACTCGCCGGAGTCGAAGTAGTTCCCCCTGGACTTGACCCTGAAACCAACGTTTTATCAAAGGACATCCTCATCCTACCCAAAACGGGCGTCTCAGCTAGGATTTACCGCCCCAACTTGGTTACTGAACCTCAAAAGCTGCCCCTTGTAGTTTATTTTCATGGCGGAGCCTTTTGTGCAGCATCGCCTGCTTCTCTGGAGTACCATACCAGCCTCAACAAGCTCGTTGCTGAGGCTAACATCATAGCTCTTTCAGTTGACTATAGGTTAGTCCCGGAACATCCTCTTCCGACTGCATATGAAGATTCATGGGCTGCACTCCAGTGGGTGGCTTCCCACAAGGAGGAAAATGGCAACCATGAGGCTTGGATCAAGGATTATGTTGAGTTAGATGAGGTGTTTTTGACTGGTGATAGTTCTGGTGCCAATATTGCACATCATTTGGCTTTACGAATTAAGGAATCGAATTTGAGTTACAAGCTGAAAATCGCTGGTATTGGTATGATCCATCCTTACTTTTGGGGAACCAACCCGATTGGATCGGAGGTTACTGATCAGTTCAGGAAAGAATTAGTGGATAAGTGGTGGTTGTATGTTTGTCCCTCTGATAAAGGGTGCGATGATCCGCTAATCAATCCGTTTGTGGATGGATCCTCTGATCTTGCAAACTTGGCATGTGATAGAATCCTTGTTATTGTTGCAGAGAAGGATATACTAAGGGACAGAGGGAAGTTGTATTATGATAAATTGGTGAAATCTGGGTGGAAGGGAAAGGCAGAGTTTATGGAGACAGAAGGCGAGGATCATGTGTTCCATATCTTTCATCCTGATTGTGCCAAGGCCAAGAGCTTGATCCAACGTTTGGCTTCTTTCTTTAAAATGTGA